Proteins from a single region of Desulfonatronum thiosulfatophilum:
- a CDS encoding molybdopterin-dependent oxidoreductase — protein sequence MKELDIDGMQGKGGVINRRSFVKGAAAACAGLATGGPALRALAPDTAHAKGALAEGKWVSSCCVGCTSWCSKQVYVINGRAVKIRGNPHSKTNGINSCPRAHLALQQVYDPDRVKSPMKRTNPKKGRNEDPGFVPISWDEALDMLADRIMELREKDETHKFMLMRGRYTELRDLLYDRLPKIIGSPNNISHSSICAEAEKMRYFQEGQWAYMQYDIPNTRYVLIWGADPLVANRGVSSYLNSWGRALDNARIASVEPRLSGTGSKCDEWLPVKPGYDGALASAMAHTILVEGMWHKPFVGDFFDGENRFIPGHEINEYTFLEEHTHGLAKWWNLYLKDASPEWAEPLCGIPADQIRRVALGFAAAAPNCISWVGGGPAMQPRGTYGVLAANALNGLTGGCDNIGGVLRYNSRSYQGFPSLDDYMDDIAKVGVKKEKIDQRGRLEWPNLASGRSGGGVNTNNVADAIINEDPNEIKVAMGYFNNFNFSCPGTGRWDQAMSKIDFFAHLTTHASEMSFYADIVLPVNHCMFESWGTLDNSSNGYRSVSLMQPAIERLWDTKSMETEIPWLLAEKLAQRGFDNLLRYYQTIVDPETGKSPANDKEFELYAIKHRMQHFWDPAQSKGGDKFSGWEEFVEVGVWNSDPYSYRARWSNMGTKTGKFEFYSETLKDALESHAEKHNTTVDHVMEVCNYLARGDLAFIPHYEEPYEWGDPVEYPFKFVDYKARLNREGRSSNCPWYLQLKDLDPGDKSYEDVAKLNPIDGERLGIRTGDKIRLTTPVGSIVCTASLWEGAQPGTVAKCFGQGHWAYGRYAAKVFGKEALGANNNDIIPVDNDRLSGSTAFYGHIRLKVEKA from the coding sequence ATGAAGGAACTGGACATTGACGGAATGCAAGGCAAAGGAGGCGTGATCAATCGGCGATCGTTCGTCAAAGGCGCTGCGGCGGCTTGCGCCGGGCTGGCTACAGGCGGCCCCGCACTCCGAGCCCTGGCTCCGGATACAGCTCATGCCAAGGGCGCGTTGGCCGAGGGCAAGTGGGTCAGCAGCTGCTGCGTAGGCTGTACATCCTGGTGCTCAAAACAGGTTTACGTAATCAATGGCAGGGCCGTAAAAATTCGTGGCAATCCTCACTCCAAGACCAACGGCATCAACTCCTGTCCAAGGGCTCATCTGGCTTTGCAGCAGGTCTATGATCCAGACCGGGTCAAGTCGCCCATGAAACGAACCAATCCGAAAAAAGGCCGAAATGAAGACCCGGGGTTCGTGCCCATCTCCTGGGACGAGGCTTTGGACATGCTGGCGGATCGGATCATGGAGCTGCGTGAGAAAGATGAAACCCACAAGTTTATGCTCATGCGCGGTCGGTACACCGAACTGAGGGATCTTTTGTACGACCGTCTGCCTAAGATCATTGGCTCGCCCAACAACATCTCCCATAGCTCCATCTGCGCGGAAGCCGAAAAGATGCGCTACTTCCAGGAGGGGCAGTGGGCCTACATGCAGTACGACATTCCCAACACCCGCTATGTGCTGATTTGGGGCGCTGACCCTCTAGTGGCCAATCGCGGCGTCTCCTCTTACCTGAACAGCTGGGGGCGGGCTTTAGATAATGCTCGGATCGCTTCAGTTGAGCCGCGACTCTCCGGCACGGGCAGCAAGTGTGACGAATGGCTTCCGGTCAAGCCGGGATACGACGGTGCTCTGGCCTCGGCCATGGCTCACACCATCCTGGTGGAGGGGATGTGGCACAAACCGTTTGTCGGTGACTTTTTCGACGGCGAGAACAGGTTCATACCTGGTCATGAGATTAATGAATACACCTTTCTGGAGGAACATACCCACGGCCTGGCAAAATGGTGGAACCTGTATTTGAAGGACGCCAGTCCAGAATGGGCTGAGCCGCTGTGCGGCATTCCGGCGGATCAGATCCGGCGCGTCGCCTTGGGTTTTGCCGCGGCTGCCCCCAACTGCATTTCATGGGTCGGCGGCGGTCCGGCCATGCAACCCCGCGGGACCTACGGGGTCCTGGCGGCCAACGCCCTGAATGGACTTACGGGCGGCTGTGACAATATCGGCGGCGTTCTACGCTACAACTCCCGATCGTATCAGGGGTTTCCTTCTCTGGACGACTATATGGACGACATTGCAAAGGTCGGCGTGAAAAAGGAAAAGATCGACCAGCGTGGTCGTCTGGAGTGGCCCAATCTGGCCAGCGGGAGGTCCGGCGGCGGTGTGAATACAAACAACGTTGCCGACGCCATCATCAATGAGGATCCCAACGAAATCAAAGTTGCCATGGGCTACTTCAATAACTTCAACTTTTCCTGCCCAGGCACCGGTCGTTGGGATCAGGCCATGTCCAAAATCGATTTTTTTGCCCATCTGACTACCCACGCCTCGGAAATGAGTTTCTATGCCGACATTGTCCTGCCGGTGAACCACTGCATGTTCGAGTCTTGGGGGACGCTGGACAACTCCAGCAATGGTTATCGCTCCGTAAGCCTGATGCAGCCTGCCATCGAGCGGCTGTGGGACACCAAGAGCATGGAGACGGAGATTCCCTGGCTGCTTGCTGAAAAACTTGCTCAACGTGGGTTCGACAACCTGTTGCGCTATTATCAGACCATCGTGGACCCGGAAACCGGCAAGTCGCCCGCCAACGATAAAGAATTTGAGCTGTATGCCATCAAGCACCGTATGCAGCATTTCTGGGATCCGGCCCAGTCCAAGGGCGGAGACAAGTTCTCCGGTTGGGAGGAGTTCGTCGAGGTCGGGGTCTGGAACTCCGATCCGTATTCCTACCGGGCTCGCTGGAGCAATATGGGCACCAAGACCGGCAAGTTCGAGTTCTACAGCGAGACCTTGAAAGATGCATTGGAAAGCCACGCCGAAAAACACAATACGACCGTGGATCACGTTATGGAGGTCTGCAACTATCTGGCACGCGGTGATTTGGCATTCATTCCACATTACGAGGAACCCTACGAGTGGGGCGATCCGGTGGAATATCCGTTCAAGTTCGTTGATTACAAGGCCCGCCTGAATCGGGAAGGCCGCAGTTCCAATTGTCCCTGGTATCTGCAGCTCAAGGATCTGGACCCCGGTGACAAGTCCTATGAGGACGTAGCCAAACTGAATCCCATTGACGGCGAGCGTCTGGGCATCAGGACCGGAGACAAGATCCGCCTGACCACGCCCGTCGGCAGCATCGTCTGCACCGCCTCCCTGTGGGAAGGCGCCCAGCCGGGTACAGTAGCGAAGTGCTTTGGTCAGGGCCACTGGGCCTACGGACGCTACGCGGCCAAGGTGTTCGGCAAAGAGGCCTTGGGAGCAAACAATAACGACATTATTCCGGTCGATAACGACCGTTTGAGCGGTTCCACGGCATTTTACGGCCACATCCGATTGAAAGTCGAAAAGGCCTAG
- a CDS encoding 4Fe-4S dicluster domain-containing protein gives MARYAMVIDLQQCTGCGGCIIACMNENNLPEGVRWSGKRTETLGRFPFVRYHYRPTLCNHCENAPCVRGCPTRALHKAEGGITMHDPSKCIGCRYCMVNCPYGVIHYNWRRPHAEWRDNTAVIPGGTSTPAETVQRVGAKGWPIQNPDPDATYASIRPTGVVEKCTFCHHRVVNGQLPYCVEACPANARIFGDLDDPRSKVNQLLGMFRAEQLRAELGTRPKVFYIREFCPCAYEPGKGMVQADDVKQALA, from the coding sequence ATGGCACGATATGCTATGGTTATAGACTTGCAGCAGTGTACGGGGTGCGGAGGATGCATCATCGCCTGTATGAATGAGAACAACCTGCCCGAGGGGGTGCGCTGGTCCGGGAAGAGGACCGAGACCCTGGGTCGTTTCCCCTTTGTGCGGTATCATTATCGTCCAACACTTTGCAATCACTGCGAAAACGCACCATGCGTGCGGGGCTGTCCGACCAGGGCTCTGCACAAGGCCGAGGGCGGGATTACCATGCATGATCCCAGCAAATGCATTGGTTGCCGGTACTGCATGGTCAACTGCCCTTATGGCGTCATCCACTACAACTGGCGCAGGCCGCATGCTGAATGGCGTGATAATACGGCGGTAATTCCCGGCGGTACTTCAACCCCCGCGGAAACAGTACAACGCGTCGGCGCCAAGGGGTGGCCGATTCAGAACCCGGATCCGGATGCCACTTATGCCTCGATTCGGCCCACCGGCGTGGTGGAAAAATGCACCTTCTGCCATCATCGGGTGGTAAACGGCCAGCTCCCCTACTGCGTGGAAGCCTGTCCGGCTAATGCGCGGATTTTCGGCGACCTGGATGATCCTCGGAGCAAGGTCAATCAGCTCCTGGGCATGTTTCGGGCTGAGCAATTACGGGCGGAGCTGGGTACCAGGCCCAAGGTATTTTATATTCGGGAATT